From the Nostoc sp. PCC 7107 genome, the window GAAGTTAATAGCTAAAACTTTGGGATAACTAGATTTACAGTCAGCACTCAGCACTTTTATTGAGTGCAGCTTTCCCTAAAGATTGACAAATTACATCATTTTGTGGTGTGTGGATACGACTGCACAAAATATCACGATAGTGTCGCTCTAAAGGATTCTTTCTGGTTAATCCTGGATTACCGATAAGTTCTAAACCAATTTCTACAGCACGAATTGAATTAGTTGTGCTGAGATATTTTACAGCTTGTGCTTGTAATTCTACATTAGGTGCAGACTCGCCTTTGTCAAGTTCTTGTGCCAAGTTATAAATTAATGTGCGGTTAGCATATAGCAGTGCTTCGATTTCGCCTACCGCTGTTTGAAAGCGTGACAAACTGGCGAGTGGTGTTCCCAAATTTGACGGAGTGCGATCGCCCAGGTATTCTATTAACCAGTCTCGCGCAGCTGTGGCAACTCCCAAATACAATGCACTCAATGTCAAGCTGTTCCAAACTGCTGTTATGGGATCTGGTGGTGATTTAACACAGACAGGACGAATATCTAAAGCATATTCATCAGGAATTAAGACACTTTCTAAAATTAAATCATGGCTACCTGTAGCTCTCATTCCCAAATGATCCCAAGTTTCGACAATTTGTACCCCAGGTAAATCACGAGGAACTAAAAAATTCCCTACTTGCGGTTCATCTTCGGTTGTTTTTGCCCAAACCACAAAGTAGCTGAGAATTGGACTACCTGTTGTGTATTGTTTATGTCCGGTTAATAGCCAACCGTCTAATGTTTTTTGGGCTGTTGTCGCTGGTAAACCGCCTCTAGCTGGTGTACCTAACTCTGGTTCTACACGGGCGGCGTTGATCAGGGCGGAGTTGGCGATCGCTTCCCGACAAACTTTGTTGTATACTTCAGGATGCCAGGTACGGCTACGATTAGCCTTAGCGTGCTGTAAATAGTGCATATTCAACACTAAAGCCGTAGAAGCATCACCACAGGCTATCCCCTCAATAACTTGACAAATACTAGCCAGCCCTAAATCCTGTCCACCCAAATCACGGGGAATAGTTAAACCCAACAGTCCCGCTTGATGCAGAGCCGTAAAATTTTCAAAAGGAAATGAACCATCTTTATCATGCACTGCGGCGCGAGTCGCAAAATCTTGTGATAGGGTTTTAACTTGATCAAAAAGTGACAAAGAAGTTTCTAAGCCTTGATTTACAAAGGTTTCTAGTACTAGTTGCTTCATTTCCATTCCAGCTAAAAATTGATTTAAAATTACAGATAATAGTCAAAAAATCGCAAATAACTATGCACCCGATATTAAAAGTTGAGATTTCTGAACTCAGCATATCTGAGCGAATACAGCTTGCAGAAGATTTATGGGATAGCATTCTGACTGATAGTAATGCAGTGACTCTGAGCGAGGAGCAAAAACAAGAACTGGATAGACGCTTAGAACTACATCATCAAAACCCAACGCGGGGTTCAAGTTGGGAGCAGGTTAAGCAAAGACTGGGTTTGTCTCAATAATGTATCAGTTAATAGTTAGCCCAGAAGCAGAACTTGATATCCAAAATAGCTTTGAAAAAGCCAATGGCTATAGGACTCAATGACTATGAGAATTAAGCAAATTTCCGTCAATGGCTTATTTGGAATTTTTGACCATGTAATTCCATTAAATATGGATGAACGAATTACCATTATTCATGGCCCAAATGGTTTTGGTAAAACAGCAATATTGAGAATTTTGAATAGTTTTTTAAAATCTAGAGATTCAGAATTACTCACTATTCCATATAAGAATTTTAGAATTGAATTTGATGATGATATTATTATTGACATAATACCAAACAATGTTGATAATGCAGAGGATTTCCCAGGGGAATTTAAAAGGTATAACATCCTTTTTAATTTGGATAAAAATTCCAAAATGGTTGATTTACAGCAAAAACCTGAAAGTCTAGAAGAATTGAAGAAGAATATCAATATTCGCCTGATAGAATCACAACGTTTGCTAAATTCTGTTCCTAAACGTTCTCGCAGACAATCTGCTGAAACACACTCAATGGTATCAACTGTATCGGCATATTCTGATGAACTTGCTCGACTGATGCAAAGGAAATTTAGGGAATACGCTACAATATCTGAATCTCTTGACAGAACATTTCCAATAAGAATAGTAAAACATAAGCCATCCGCAGATGTAAGCAATGAACAACTGCGTCATAAATTCAGCGAACTGGAAGCAACTCGTTCTCGTCTTGTAGCAGTTGGTCTTTTAGATAAAGATGAAAATTCAGAAGTTCAAATCCAGCCTCAAGATATAGATGAAAGCACTAAAAATGCTTTGTTGGTATATGTTGAAGATATGGAAAAAAAGCTGAGTGTTTTTGCAGAAATCGCCAGCAAAATTGAACTGTTAAAGAAAATTATTAATAATAAATTTGCTTATTCGTACAAAGAGATAAACTTTAGTAAAGAGAAAGGTTTTATTTTTACCACATTTTATAATTCATCATTATCTAATTCCAAAACTCTTTCAGCAATGGATTTATCATCAGGTGAGCAACATGAGTTAGTCCTTTTATACGAACTTCTATTTAAAGTGCAACCTAAATCTTTAGTATTAATTGATGAACCAGAATTATCACTTCATGTTGGTTGGCAAGTTCAATTTTTAAAAGATTTGCGAGAAATTACACAACTTGCAGATTTGGATATATTAATGGCGACACATTCACCAGATATTATTCAAGACAGATGGGATTTGACGGTTGAACTGAAAGGATTAGAAAAGTGAGAGAGTTTCTTTCAGTTGACCGATTTGCTAATAAAGTTAGATTACTCAGAGATACGTTTAAAGGTACTTTTTTATTGGTAGAAGGCAGTTCTGATAAAAATTTCTATGAGCGATTTATTGATAAATTAGCTTGTCAGGTAGTTATTATTTCAGGAAAACCATCTAGTAAACAATGTGTTATTAATACTTTAGAAATTTTAGAAAAATCAAATTTTCAGGGAGTTTTAGCAATTGTCGATGCAGATTTTGATCGGCTTAAAAGCTTAGTATCGAGTAGTCCCAATTTGCTTTACACCGATACCCATGACCTAGAAACTATGCTGATTCAATCACCAGCATTAGACAAGGTACTGGCTGAGTTTGGTTCTGAAGAAAAAATTGCCCAATTTAAGCGCGATGTCAGATTAACATTGTGTGAAATTGGCATTTCAGTAGGTTATTTGCTGTGGATATCTCAGTCTGATGGATTAAACCTCACTTTTGAGTGTATTACATTTAGCAAGTTCATTGATGAGCAAACCCTACAAATTAATGAACGGCAAATGATTCAAGAGGTTAAGAATAAGAGGCTATTTATAAAGTAAATCTAAAAGCGAAAAGAAAAGAGTTATGACAACGATAAGATACATTAAACGTAGTGTATTTACATAGTTAGGTATGGCGCGAAAGTCTTACCCCACAGACTTAACAGATATGGAGTGGGAAATCCTAGCCCCCTTGATTCCACCAGCGAAAGAAGGAGGACACCCGCGCACAACTGATATGCGGGAGGTATGCAACGCTATCTACTATCACCTGAAGACAGGATGCCAATGGAATATGCTTCCGGGAGACTTCCCGCCCAGCTCAACTGTATACAACTACTACCGCAAATGGCAGCGCAAAGGGGTATGGGAAAAATTAAACCATTCATTACGCGGTCAGGTTCGCTTAAAATTAGGTAAATCAACACAACCCAGCGCCCTCGCCGCAGACAGTCAGTCAGTTAAAACTGACCAAAAAAGGGGGATGTGTACGGTTTTGATGGCGGTAAAAAGGTAAAAGGGCGAAAGCGACAGACTTTGGTTGATAGCCTGGGATTATTGTTGAAAGTGGTTGTAAGTGAAGCAAATGCCCCAGAGCGAGTGCTTGCTGCCTATGCTTTGATGGAATTGTTAGAGGAGCGTCCTGAATTACTTGAGAAAGTTGAAGTTTTATGGGTTGATTCCGGTTATGACGGTGATAAGTTTGCTCTTTGTGTTTGGTTGATGATCCAAGCTCATGTTGAAGTCATACGGCGTACCGAGTCAGAATTTCAGGTTTTACCGAAACGTTGGGTAGTCGAAAGAACATTTGGGTGGTTTAACCAATATCATCGTCTCAGCAAAGATTATGAGCGCCTACCCGAAATGAGTGAAGCTGCTATATATGCTGTTATGACTCGGATTATGTTGCGTCGTCTTGTCGTCTAAAGATTTACTTTATAAATAGTCTCTAAATCTCAAGCCTACTCGTTAAAAGACGAAGAGTTGCAACGACGGATAAATAGTCAGAAAAACAACAACCATGATCCTTGGCAAGTATGCTGCGGTCATGATTTAGTAGAAATTCTGTCACTTGGTTTACGTAAGGCGCTTGGTACTAACAAAGCTGGTGATGTTGAACCAAACGCTCTTGAGCGTAGTTTACGACTGGCTTACGAAGCAGTCTACTTTTGCAAGACGCAACTCTACTTCAATATTCGCACCTGGGAAAGTCATAATCAGCCATTCAAGGTTTTGCGGAATGACATATAGCAGTTCTAAATAACTGAGAAAAAAATCCACTCACTCCTTATTCTCTATTTTTGAGCTACCGCCACATTCAAATAGATGTAGACATAACTGCTGGGAAAGTGCTTGACACACTTCGACTCCACGAACACTGTTACCACGCGCATCTAAGGGTGGCGAAAATACTCCTATACCCATTTGATTGGGTACAACTGCGAAAATTCCGCCACAAACGCCACTTTTAGCGGGAATACCAACTGTATACGCCCATTCGCCAGCAAAGTTGTACATTCCGCAGGTGTACATAACGCTGAGAATATCCTTTATATATTGATGGTCTACAGCTCGTTCGCCTGTGATGGGGTTAATTCCTTTGTTCGCCAATGTCGCCGCCATCACGGCTAAGTCGTGACAATTCACTATCACAGCACATTGTTTGAAATAAAGGTCTAATGCTTCTTCAATATTTTGGTCAATCATGCCAAAGTTCAGCATCAGGTGAGCCATTGCGCGGTTGCGATGTCCGGTGCTGCGTTCGGAAGTAAATACAGACATATCGACGAATACATCATGGCCAGTGTAGCGGCGAAACATTTTTAAGACGCGGTTGAGGCGTTCGGTTGCACCATCGCCTTTGATTAAGCTGGTGGTGGCGATCGCACCAGCATTTACCATTGGGTTATATGGTCGCTTCGATCGCTCATCTAAAATAATTGAGTTGAATGCTTCTCCAGTCGGTTCTACACCCACTCTTGTCAACACATAATCTCGCCCATGATCTTCTAGCGCTAGTCCGTAAGCAAAGACTTTAGACATTGACTGGATAGTAAATAGCTGCTGGTAATCTCCAACTTCGTAAACTTGACCATCTACAGTCACGATGCAAATGCTAAATAAATCTGGGTTTACCTTGGCTAATTCTGGAATATAGTTTGCGACTGCACCCTCTTGCAAAGACTTGTACTTAGAGTGCAAGTCTTGGAGAACAGATAACAATGATGATGAAACTATTTCTAAATCTACTGAATTTGCTTGTTTTGCCATGAAGCTGTTAGTTTATTTGAGAAAATCATAGATAATTAATTCTTTCAGGCAGTCGATTGTTATTGTAATTTTTGCTACATTGCTAAATTCATGAATATACGTCCACTGGTATTTTTTAATTTTTTCATTCTTATTTTTCTTTTAATTGTAAAAAATATTAGTTACAAAAGCACCTAATTTTTTCGCCCATGACTGCTAATATTACTGGTTTTTTAAATCACTTTTTACCAAACAAAAATCAGTATATTTCCTTGTAATTGGAAACTACATAACTTTTTTAGAACATCAATTATTGCTGTCAATCAAAAAAATATTTTGGCTATAAGCTTTACTATAAAGAGCTTTCAAGTAATTATAGGAACCATATAAATATAGCCTAATTCCGTGTTTACAACAGTTTTTCTCTTCAATATATTTAAAACTTATAGCCATGATTTCAAAAAACTATATGTTTCATAACATACAAATTTTTTACTGAAATCAACAGGTAAATCGAGTAAATTTTGCCAAAATATAATCTGAGAACCATGTAAAGTTTTAATAAGAAAAATGTTCGTAGCCGAAAAAAACGCTACACACCTAAAATCCGCATTTGAACAAGGTTTCACTCTTTTGATCGGGATTTAAATTTGCGAAATTGAGGTTTGGTTACGCTAAAACCCTGATCCCCAAGTCCAAAAGTTCGTGTTAGTCTGTTGCAGTTATGAAAAACAAAGTGAAAGCGGAACGAGTTCGATTTTAAGGAAAACTTTTGCTCTTTATATGGCATTAAATTCCGTTAATCAAAAAAACTACTGTTCTACAGTCGCTTGAAAATTGGACGCATGAACCAAAGACATTTGTGGACTACTGTCGCCTTGTTTGTGACTCTTACCGGGATACCCTCAATGGGTCGCACTCAAACTACAATTCAAACCGCCAAGGAAACTCATCCAGTTTCTCAAAAATCATCAAGTGGTGATGTGGTTAAAGTAGGTGAGTACCAATCCCCTACCGAGAAACAGAACTCGGATGCTGTGATTACAAGCATTCATTCTCACAGTATTGGAGGTCGTCAAGCGGCAACCCTGTACATCCGGAATATACCAGTACTCACTTTTGTGAGTTCTAAGCAAGTTGCGAGTGTTGAAACAAAACAAGGTGTTGTGGGAGAAATAGGGGGCGTGCAGTCGTACGCCCTTGTTGCTAACAACTCAACTAAAGTGGCAAGTACTGGCAATGTAGTAAATTCTGGAAACCAAGTCGGCTCATTAGAAAATGACCCTGTTCAACGAGCTAGTGTGATAGCAGCTAAAATCAACCAGCTGA encodes:
- a CDS encoding acyl-CoA dehydrogenase family protein; the encoded protein is MKQLVLETFVNQGLETSLSLFDQVKTLSQDFATRAAVHDKDGSFPFENFTALHQAGLLGLTIPRDLGGQDLGLASICQVIEGIACGDASTALVLNMHYLQHAKANRSRTWHPEVYNKVCREAIANSALINAARVEPELGTPARGGLPATTAQKTLDGWLLTGHKQYTTGSPILSYFVVWAKTTEDEPQVGNFLVPRDLPGVQIVETWDHLGMRATGSHDLILESVLIPDEYALDIRPVCVKSPPDPITAVWNSLTLSALYLGVATAARDWLIEYLGDRTPSNLGTPLASLSRFQTAVGEIEALLYANRTLIYNLAQELDKGESAPNVELQAQAVKYLSTTNSIRAVEIGLELIGNPGLTRKNPLERHYRDILCSRIHTPQNDVICQSLGKAALNKSAEC
- a CDS encoding addiction module protein, which produces MHPILKVEISELSISERIQLAEDLWDSILTDSNAVTLSEEQKQELDRRLELHHQNPTRGSSWEQVKQRLGLSQ
- a CDS encoding AAA family ATPase, with the translated sequence MRIKQISVNGLFGIFDHVIPLNMDERITIIHGPNGFGKTAILRILNSFLKSRDSELLTIPYKNFRIEFDDDIIIDIIPNNVDNAEDFPGEFKRYNILFNLDKNSKMVDLQQKPESLEELKKNINIRLIESQRLLNSVPKRSRRQSAETHSMVSTVSAYSDELARLMQRKFREYATISESLDRTFPIRIVKHKPSADVSNEQLRHKFSELEATRSRLVAVGLLDKDENSEVQIQPQDIDESTKNALLVYVEDMEKKLSVFAEIASKIELLKKIINNKFAYSYKEINFSKEKGFIFTTFYNSSLSNSKTLSAMDLSSGEQHELVLLYELLFKVQPKSLVLIDEPELSLHVGWQVQFLKDLREITQLADLDILMATHSPDIIQDRWDLTVELKGLEK
- a CDS encoding DUF4435 domain-containing protein; amino-acid sequence: MREFLSVDRFANKVRLLRDTFKGTFLLVEGSSDKNFYERFIDKLACQVVIISGKPSSKQCVINTLEILEKSNFQGVLAIVDADFDRLKSLVSSSPNLLYTDTHDLETMLIQSPALDKVLAEFGSEEKIAQFKRDVRLTLCEIGISVGYLLWISQSDGLNLTFECITFSKFIDEQTLQINERQMIQEVKNKRLFIK
- a CDS encoding IS5 family transposase (programmed frameshift), giving the protein MARKSYPTDLTDMEWEILAPLIPPAKEGGHPRTTDMREVCNAIYYHLKTGCQWNMLPGDFPPSSTVYNYYRKWQRKGVWEKLNHSLRGQVRLKLGKSTQPSALAADSQSVKTDPKKGDVYGFDGGKKVKGRKRQTLVDSLGLLLKVVVSEANAPERVLAAYALMELLEERPELLEKVEVLWVDSGYDGDKFALCVWLMIQAHVEVIRRTESEFQVLPKRWVVERTFGWFNQYHRLSKDYERLPEMSEAAIYAVMTRIMLRRLVV
- the glsA gene encoding glutaminase A codes for the protein MAKQANSVDLEIVSSSLLSVLQDLHSKYKSLQEGAVANYIPELAKVNPDLFSICIVTVDGQVYEVGDYQQLFTIQSMSKVFAYGLALEDHGRDYVLTRVGVEPTGEAFNSIILDERSKRPYNPMVNAGAIATTSLIKGDGATERLNRVLKMFRRYTGHDVFVDMSVFTSERSTGHRNRAMAHLMLNFGMIDQNIEEALDLYFKQCAVIVNCHDLAVMAATLANKGINPITGERAVDHQYIKDILSVMYTCGMYNFAGEWAYTVGIPAKSGVCGGIFAVVPNQMGIGVFSPPLDARGNSVRGVEVCQALSQQLCLHLFECGGSSKIENKE